Proteins co-encoded in one Setaria viridis chromosome 9, Setaria_viridis_v4.0, whole genome shotgun sequence genomic window:
- the LOC117835748 gene encoding pentatricopeptide repeat-containing protein At1g62350-like produces MVVAQLKRLVALPPAGCHHRLEKFMRSNVSRLLRTDLLAVLAELLRQDHVVLSMKIYGVVRKEIWYRPDMYFYRDMLYMLARNKKVDETRQVWADLKSKDVLFYQHTYGDIVRAFCDAGLSDLVMEIYEDMRSSPEPPLSLSFRVILKGLVLFPELREKIKQDFLELFPDMIVYDPPDSLSDVDDEFKF; encoded by the exons ATGGTGGTAGCGCAGCTCAAGCGGCTCGTGGCACTTCCCCCAGCCGGGTGCCACCATCGCCTGGAGAAGTTCATGCGCTCGAACGTGTCGCGGCTGCTCCGCACCGACCTGCTCGCCGTACTCGCCGAGCTGCTCCGCCAGGACCACGTCGTCCTATCCATGAAG ATATATGGTGTTGTGCGAAAAGAAATCTGGTACCGTCCTGACATGTACTTCTACCGAGACATGCTGTACATGTTAGCAAGGAACAAGAAGGTTGATGAGACGAGGCAGGTCTGGGCAGATCTCAAGTCTAAAGACGTGCTATTTTATCAGCACACTTACGGCGACATTGTGAGAGCTTTCTGCGATGCTGGTTTAAGTGATCTGGTGATGGAAATTTACGAAGACATGAGGAGCTCCCCCGAGCCACCTCTATCGCTGTCGTTCCGTGTAATCTTGAAAGGGTTGGTCCTATTCCCCGAGCTGAGGGAGAAGATAAAGCAGGATTTTCTGGAGCTTTTCCCTGATATGATTGTATATGACCCACCAGATAGCCTATCAGATGTAGATGATGAATTTAAGTTTTGA